The following DNA comes from Pseudomonas sp. MYb118.
TAAACCAACTAACAACTGAAATATTTCTCATATAACGCGGGCAACTTCCGTAGGACTTTTCTGGATGAACGGCAGAAGTCTGAACATAGGCTTAATAACGTTCAGATAGACGATTCTCTTACCGCTTTTTGATGTTTCTTTCACAAAAAAACGCCTACCCTCAGTCCTACCCATAACGCCTGGACGGGCTACTGGCCGCGCCCTTGGGGGCGAACCATTCGTTGAACATTATTGATTTCGGCACTTTTGTCGAAGGAACTCTTACGCCCTGAGGTTTTCCATGGATGAAGTTTTTCTGCCCTTCTCCCGACCCAGTATCGGTGATGAAGAAATAGCTGCCGTAGAACAAGTCCTGCGCTCCGGCTGGATCACTACCGGGCCAAAGAACCAGCAACTTGAACAACACTTTGCCAACTATGTCGGTTGCCGCCACGCCGTGGCCTTGTCCTCGGCGACCGGGGCCATGCACGTCACGTTGCTGGCCCTGGGCATCGGCCCCGGCGATGAAGTCATCACGCCGTCGCAGACCTGGGTGTCGACCGCCAACCTGATCTGCCTGCTGGGCGCGACGCCGGTGTTCGTCGATGTCGACCGCGATACCCTGATGAGCAGCGCAGAACTGATCGAAGCCGCCATCACCCCACGCACCCGGGCAATCATCCCGGTGCACTACGCCGGGGCTGCGTTCGATCTCGACCCGCTTTACCTGCTTGCCGAGAAACACGGCATCCCCGTCATCGAGGACGCCGCCCACGCCGTCGGCACCCGCTACAAGAACCGCCATGTCGGCGCCCAGGGCACGGCGATCTTCTCGTTTCACGCGATCAAGAACATGACCTGCGCCGAAGGCGCGATGTTCGTCACCGACGATGAAGCGCTGGCCAACCGGGTGCGCATGCTCAAGTTCCACGGGCTGGGCGTTGACGCCTACGACCGCCTGACCCACGGCCGCAAGCCCCAGGCCCAGGTCATCGAGCCGGGTTTCAAGTACAACCTGGCCGACATCAACGCCGCCATCGCCCTGGTGCAACTGGAGCGCATCGAAGCAATCAACGCCAGGCGCGCCGCACTGGCAAAAGCTTACCTGCAACGACTGGAAGGCCTGCCAGTGCAACCGCTGACAGTGCCGACGTATCCGCAGCACCACGCCTGGCACCTGTTCATCCTGCGCATCGACGCCGAGCGCTGCGGGCTGGATCGCGAAGCCTTCATGAAAGCCTTGCAGGCACGGAACATCGGTACCGGCATCCACTTCATCGCGACACACCTGCACACCTACTACCGCCAGCGTTTCCCCAACCTCTACCTGCCCAACACCGAATGGAACTCGGCACGCCTGTGCTCGATCCCGTTGTTCCCCGACATGACCGAGCGCGATGTCGATCGCGTGGTCAGCGCCATTGAACAGACACTGGACACCCGCCCGTGAAACCCTATCCGATCCGTTGCGTGTCGATTGTCATCCCGGTCTACAACGAACAGGACAGCCTGCCCGAACTGCTCAGGCGCACCGAAGCGGCGTGCCAGCAACTGCACCATGACTACGAAATCGTCATGGTCGACGACGGCAGCCGCGATCAATCGGCACAGATCCTCGAAGAAGCCGCCAACCGCGAGTGCAGCCCGGTGGTGGCGGTCATCCTCAACCGCAACTACGGCCAGCACGCGGCGATCATGGCCGGCTTCGAGCAATGCAAGGGCGATGTGGTCATCACCCTCGACGCCGACCTGCAGAACCCGCCGGAAGAAATCCCGCGCCTGGTGGCCCAGGCCGAACTCGGCTACGACGTGGTGGCCACGGTGCGCAACAACCGCCAGGACTCGGCCCTGCGCCGCTGGCCATCGAAGCTGATCAACCTCGCCGTGCAACGCTCCACCGGTGTGGCCATGACCGATTACGGCTGCATGCTGCGCGCCTACCGTCGCTCGATCGTCGAGGCGATGCTCGCCTGCCGCGAACGCAGCACCTTCATCCCGATCCTCGCCAACAGCTTTGCCCGGCACACCACGGAAATCCTCGTGCCCCACGCCGAACGTGAACACGGCGAATCCAAATACAGCCCGATGCGCCTGGTCAACCTGATGTTCGACCTGATCACTTGCATGACCACCACACCGCTGCGGCTGCTGAGCATCGTCGGTTTCGCCATGGCCGGGCTCGGCCTGGCCTTCGCCACCGCGCTGATCGTGCTGCGCCTGGTGTTCGGCGCCGGCTGGGCCGGTGACGGCACCTTCGTGCTGTTCGCCGTGCTGTTCGTGTTCACCGGTGGCCAGTTCATCGGCATGGGCCTGTTGGGCGAATACCTGGGGCGCATGTACAGCGATGTGCGCGCCCGCCCGCGTTTTTTCATTGAAAAAGTCCTGCGCAGCCAACCCGCCGCCCCTGTGGCGGGGGTCACCGTCGACGGCCTCCCTTCCCTTTCTCCCGATCAGGTTCATCCATGAGCGCAAAAGCTGTTGTCTTCGCCTATCACGATATCGGTTGTGCCGGCATCGAAGCCCTGCTGGGCAGCGGTTACGAGATTGCCGCGGTGTTCACCCACGCCGACGATCCCCAGGAAAACACCTTCTACGCCTCGGTGGCGCAACTGTGCGCGCGCAAGGGCATCACCGTGCATGCGCCGGAAGACGTCAACCATCCGCTGTGGATCGAGCGCATCAGCCAGCTCAACCCCGACTACCTGTTTTCGTTCTACTACCGCAACCTGCTGAGCGAACCGTTGCTGGCCACGGCCAGTAAAGGCGCCTTCAACCTGCACGGCTCGAAACTGCCGCGCTATCGCGGGCGCGCCCCGGCCAATTGGGTGCTGGTCAACGGCGAAAGCGAAACCGGCGTGACCCTGCACCGCATGGTCAAACGTGCCGACGCCGGTGCGATCGTCGCCCAGCAACCCGTCGCCATCGAGCGCAGCGACACCGCCCTGAGCCTGCACGGCAAGCTGCGGGTGGCGGCGGCCGACCTGCTGCGCGACACCCTGCCGGCATTGTTGGCGGGCAAGGTCAACGAAACCACGCAGGATGAAACGCAGGCCACGGTGTACGGGCGCCGCACCCCGGCGGACGGCCAGTTGTTCTGGAAACAGCCGGCAGAAGCGCTGTTCAACCTGGTGCGCGCGGTCACCCAACCGTATCCGGGGGCGTTCTGTGCCGTCGGCGAGCACAAGTTGATCGTCTGGAGCGCGGACGTGATCAAGGGCAACGACGGCCTGGCGCCGGGCCGGGTCATCAGCATCGACCCGCTGCGCATCGCCTGTGGCGAGGATTCTCTGGTGATCCACGCCGGCCAGCGCAACGACAACGGCCTGTACCTGAGCGGGCCGCAACTGGCGGCCGAGCTAGGGCTGGTCGAGGGCTCGGTGTTGCGCGGTGCCGAAAGCGGCCGCGCGCCACGCCGCACGCGGGTGCTGATCCTCGGCGTCAACGGTTTCATCGGCAATCACCTGTCCGAGCGCCTGCTGCGCGATGACCGCTACGAGATCTACGGCCTGGACATCGGCAGCGACGCCATCGAGCGCCTGCGCAGCCACGCCAATTTCCATTTCGTCGAAGGCGACATCAGCATTCACTCCGAATGGATCGAGTACCACATCAAGAAGTGCGACGTGATCCTGCCGCTGGTGGCCATCGCCACGCCGATCGAATACACGCGCAATCCGCTGCGGGTGTTCGAGCTGGACTTCGAGGAAAACCTCAAGCTGGTGCGCTACTGCGTCAAGTACAACAAGCGGGTGATCTTCCCGTCGACGTCGGAAGTCTATGGCATGTGCCAGGACGAAAAATTCGACGAGGACACCTCCAACCTGGTGGTCGGCCCCATCAACAAACAACGCTGGATCTACTCCACGTCCAAGCAGTTGCTCGACCGGGTGATCTGGGCCTACGGCCAGAAAGGCCTGAACTTCACCCTGTTCCGCCCCTTCAACTGGATGGGCCCGCGCCTGGACCGTCTCGACTCGGCGCGTATCGGCAGCTCCCGGGCGATCACCCAGTTGATCCTCAATCTGGTGGAAGGCACGCCGATTCGCCTGTTCGACGGCGGCGAGCAGAAACGCTGCTTCACCGACATCGCCGACGGCGTAGAGGCTCTGGCGCGGATCATCGACAACCATGACGACGCCTGCAACGGTCAGGTGATCAACATCGGCAACCCGGACAACGAAGCCAGCATCCGCCAGTTGGGCGAAGAGCTGCTACGTCAGTTCGAGGCCCATCCATTGCGCGATAACTTCCCGCCGTTCGCCGGCTTTCGCGAGGTGGAAAGCAAGGCGTTCTACGGCAGTGGTTACCAGGACGTGTCCCACCGCAAGCCGAGCATCGACAACGCCCGGCGCCTGCTGGACTGGGCGCCCACGGTGCAGATGAGCGAAACCATCGGCAATACCCTGGATTTCTTCCTGCGTGAAGCCATGCGCGAAATCGCGAGTAAAGCCTGATGCGGGCGGGGTTGCGCATTGATGTCGACACTTACCGCGGCACCCGCGAAGGCGTGCCGCGCCTGCTGGACCTGCTCGATGAGGCGCAGGTCAAGGCGACGTTTTTCTTCAGTGTCGGGCCGGACAACATGGGCCGCCACCTGTGGCGCCTGATCCGCCCGCAATTCCTCTGGAAAATGCTGCGCTCCAATGCCGCCGGCCTGTATGGCTGGGACATCCTGCTGGCCGGTACCGCGTGGCCGGGCAAGCCGATCGGCCGGGATCTGGGGCACCTGATGCGCCGGGCTCGGGACGCCGGTCACGAAGTGGGCCTGCATGCCTGGGATCACCATGGCTGGCAGGCCAACGCCGGGCGCTGGAGCAGCCTGCAACTGATCGAGCAACTGCGTCGGGGTGTGGACAGCCTCAGCGACATTCTCGGCCAGGACGTGCCGTGTTCGGCCGCCGCCGGCTGGCGTGCGGACGAACGGGTGATCGAGGCAAAGCAGGCCTTCGGCTTTCGCTACAACAGCGACTGTCGCGGGCATCGGCTGTTCCAGCCGAAATTGCCCAGCGGCGAATTGGGGGCACCGCAAATTCCGGTGGACCTGCCGACCTTCGACGAAGTGGTCGGCCCGACAGTCGCTGCCGCGGATTTCAATCGCTTCATCCTTGACCGCTTCACGGCGGCAAACCTTAACGTCTACACAATCCACGCCGAAGTCGAAGGGATTCTGATGGCCGACCCCTTTCCGTCAATTGCTGGCCGCTGCGGGCCAACGCGGCATTCGCTTCCAGCCCCTGGGCGACTTACTCCCATCCACACCCGGCGAGCTGCCGACTGGCCGGATACACCGAGGCACCCTGGAGGGTCGTGAGGGCTGGCTGGGAGTGCAAGGCGCATGAGCAAACGCTGGGCGTTGCCGTGTTCTGGGCCTTTGTCTGCTGGCCTATCTCCTGCCCCTGGGCAGCCATGGTCTGTGGATTCCGGACGAAACCCGTTACACGCAGATCAGCCAGGGCATGCTGCTGAGCGGCGATTGGGTGTCTCCGCACTTCATGGGCCTGCGTTACTTCGAGAAACCGGCGGCGGGTTACTGGACGATCGCCCTGAGCCAGGCGATTTTCGGCCACAACCTGTTTGGCGTGCGGTTTGTCTCGGCCCTGAGTGCCACCCTCAGCGTGCTGTTGTGCTACCTGATCGCCCAACGGTTGTGGCATGAGCCGCGCAAAAGCTTCGTCTGCGCGCTGCTGTACATGAGTTTCACCGTCGTTGCGGGACAGGCCGGCTATGCCAACCTCGATCCGCAATTCACCTTCTGGGTCAATCTGAGCCTGGTGGCGCTGTGGTTTGCCCTGGACAGCGCCCGTCGCGGCCAGCGTCTGTTCGGTTGGGCCGTACTGGGCCTGGCGTGCGGCATGGGCTTCATGACCAAGGGCTTTCTGGCCTGGCTGCTGCCGGTATTGATCGCCCTGCCCTGGATGCTCTGGCAGAAACGTTGGCGTGAACTGCTGGGCTACGGCCCGCTGGCGATCGCCGTGGCCATCGTCGTGAGCCTGCCATGGGCCCTGGCGATTCATGCCCACGAGCCCGATTACTGGCGATTCTTCTTCTGGCACGAGCACATCCGCCGTTTCGCCGGGGACGATGCCCAGCATGACGCGCCGTGGTGGTTTTACCTGCCGTTGCTGGTGGCGTTCAGCCTGCCCTGGGTCGGCATGCTGCCGCCGGCCTTGCGCCAGGCGTGGCACGCACGGCGGCAGGCGCCTGTGGGTTTTCTGCTGCTGTGGTTGCTGATGCCGCTGCTGTTTTCAGCCTGAGCAAGGGCAAATTGCCCGCGTACATCTTCCCCTGCCTGTTGCCGTTGGCGCTGTTGCTGGGCCATGCCCTGGCGGACCGCCTGCGCCTGGAGCAAGGCCGGGCGCTGCGGCTCAATGGCCTGCTCAATCTGTTCCTGGGCCTGGTCACCCTGCTGGCGCTGGTTTACCTGCAACTGAAAAAGCCGCTCTACGACCACGAACTGCACAGCCTGGTGCTGGTGTTCATCGGCCTGATCGGCTGGATCATGGCCAACCTGCTGCAAGCCTTCCGACCGCTGCAATGCTGGGCGGCGCCGAGCGATTGGCAGCCTCCTGTTGATCGGCCTGCTGCCAGGAGCGCTGCCCGAATCGGTGGTGGCCAACAAGATGCCCGACCAGTTCGTGCTTGAACATGTCGAGGAACTGGGCCAGTCCGCCGCGTTGCTGAGCAATGACCTGGGCGCCGCCTCGCGCTGGCCTGGCGCCTGAAACGCCCGGATATCGCGTTGTACAACACGATAGGCGAACTGAAATATGGCCTCGCCTATCCTGACGGCGCACAACAGCGCGTCGACCCCGAGCGCGTGCAACAGTGGATGCGCGACGCCCGCCAGCGGGGTTCCGTAGGCGTGCTGATGCGGGTCAAGGGTAAAGATGAATTGGGTGAGATCGAACGCCTGCCCAAGGATGGCAAACGTTATGAGCGCGGCAACCTGGTGATTCTGATCTTTCCTCAGGAGGCCTCATGAGCCTGATCCTGGTATTGGCCGCCTGCCTGCTGACCTGCCTGGGCCAGATTGCCCAGAAATACGCCGTGGAAAGCTGGCGCGGCGTGCCGTCCGGCCTGGCCTTCAAGCTGCGTACACCGTGGCTCTGGCTGGCGTTCGTGGCGTTGGGCGCGGGGTTGCTGGTGTGGCTGCTGGTGTTGCAGCGCCTCGAGGTGGGTATCGCCTACCCGATGCTGAGCCTGAATTTTGTCCTGATCACCCTGGTTGCCCGTTTTCTCTTCGATGAACACATCGACCGCCGCCACTGGATGGGCGTCGTGCTGGTGATCGGCGGCGTGGCGCTGTTGGGGGCGCACGCATGAACCTGCGCCGTGGCCTGTCTTTCGCCCTTGCCAGCGTGCTGCTGGTCAGCCTGGCGCAACTGGGCATGCGCTGGAGCGTGACCCGCCTGCCGCTGCCCCAACACTGGTTCAGTGACGCCATCGAGCCCCTGGCGGTGGCCGTGGTGCTGGCCGCCATCCTCGCCTACGCCCTGTCGATGCTCTGTTGGCTCATGGCCCTGCGCGACCTGCCGTTGGGCCGGGCCTATTCGCTGCTCAGCATCAGCTACGCGCTGGTGTACCTGCTGGCCGCCACGCTGCCGGTGTTCAACGAAGTCTTCAGCCTTGGCAAAAGCATCGGGGTGGCGCTGGTCGTCCTCGGTGTCATCACCATCCATTCTCAACCCGCTCACGCGCCGCAAACTCAGGAGTGACCCATGAAGATCAGTGTATTTGGTAGCGGTTACGTAGGCCTGGTGCAGGCTGCTGTGCTGGCAGAAGTCGGCCACGACGTGGTTTGCATGGACATCGACGAGAAAAAAGTCGAGTTGCTGCAACAGGGCCACGTCAGCATTTTCGAACCGGGGCTGGCCAGCCTGGTGCGCGAAAGCCTGGAGGCCAGGCGCCTGCAATTCACCACCGATGAAAAACTTGCGGTGCAACATGGCCAGGTATTGTTCATCGCGGTCGGCACGCCATCGCGGGACGATGGCTCGGCAGACCTGCGTTACGTGCTATCCGTGGGGGAAGCGGTGGCCCGTCATCGGGAACAACCGGTGATTCTGGTAGAGAAGTCCACCGTGCCGGTCGGCACCGGTGACGCACTGCGCACGCACATCGACAAATGCCTGCTCAAGGTCGGGCGCCTGCTGCAATTCGAGATCGTTTCCAACCCCGAATTCCTCAAGGAAGGCTCCGCCGTGGCCGATTGCCGGCGGCCGGACCGGATCGTCATCGGCTGCGACAGCGACGAGGTGCGCGATGTGATGCGCGACCTGTATGCACCGTTCAACCGCAACCATGACCGCATCATGTTCATGGACCTGCGCAGCGCCGAACTGACCAAGTACGCGGCCAACTGCATGCTGGCGACCAAGATCAGCTTCATCAACCAGATCGCCGAGCTGGCCGAACACCTGGGCGCCGACATCGAATCGGTGCGCCTGGGCATCGGTGCCGACTCGCGCATTGGCTACCACTTCATCTACCCCGGCTGCGGCTATGGCGGTTCGTGTTTCCCCAAGGACATGCGCGCGCTGATCCACAGTGCCGAACAAGCCCATTGCTCCAGCGATCTGTTGCAGGCGGTGGAAGCCATCAACCAGCGGCAGAAACACAAACTGTTCGACCGTATCAATGCGTTCTTCAAGGGCGACCTGCGGGGCAAGACCTTTGCCGTGTGGGGCCTGGCGTTCAAGCCCAACACCGACGACATGCGCGACGCCCCCAGCCGCGTGCTGCTCGAATCCCTGTGGGCCGCCGGGGCCAACGTGCGGGCATTCGACCCGGAAGCGATGCAGGAAACCCAGCAATTGTATCCCGAGGAAAGCAAGCTGATGCTGATGGGAACGCCCGAATCGGTACTGGCCGGCGCCGATGCCTTGATCATCTGCACCGAATGGCAGCAGTTCAAGGCCCCGGATTTCAACCTGATCCGCCAGCGCCTGAAGGCCCCGGTGATCTTCGACGGTCGTAACCTCTACGACGCCGAACGCCTGGCCCGCAACGGCTTCACCTACTTCCCCATGGGCCGTGGCGAGTCGCGCAAACTGCCGATACCCCTGCAGCAGTGGCCGGCGAGGCAGGGCGTGGCCTGATCCCCCTGTAGGAGCGAGCTTGCTCGCGATGAGGCCGGCAAATCCGGCATTGATGTCGCCTGACACACCGCATCGCGAGCAAGCTCGCTCCTACAGGAGGTTGGGTTTCACATGGCAGATTTGTGGTCAACCAAGATTCCCTGTGGGAGCGGGCTTGCTCGCGATGGGGCCAGCACATCCGGCATTGATGTCGCCTGACACACCGCTTCGCGAGCAAGCTCGCTCCTACAGTAGGTTCGGTTTCAAATGGCAGATTTGTGGCCGGTGATCAGTGGGCGCTTCGATAAAAATGATTTTGTGTTGTTGTGGCTGGAGGGGGTGCAAAAGTAGCTGGGGGGCTTGGTATTGTGGTGGCTGGGCGGCTCGATCGCGAGCAGGCTCGCTCCCACAGGGATATCCGTCGCTCCTGTGGGAGCGAGCCTGCTCGCGATAGGGCGCGACTCGGTCCCAAAACCAGAATAAGGACATCACCCCCACCGTGTTCAGTTACTCCCTCGTCATCCGCCGCCTGATGATCGCCTCGCTGACCATCGTCATCAGCCGCGCCATCACCAGTCCCCTGCTCACCCTGTTCCTGAGCAACAAACTGGGCCTCAACCAGCAGGACGTCGGCCTGCTGCTGGGCATCGCCGTGTTCATCGCCACCCTGCTGGCCCTATACGGCGGTTACATCATTGACCGCCTGGAAAAGCGCCGGCTGCTGATCCTGACCATGCTCTCCAGCGGCATCGGCTTCGTGCTGCTGACCTTCGCCGAAAACCTCTACCTGACCACCCTGACGCTGCTGGTGACCGAGACGGCGTCGGCGTTGTTCCTGATCGGGTCCAAGGCGATCCTCAGCGAACACCTGCCCGTGGGCCTGCGCGCCAAGGCGTTTTCCCTGCGCTACACCCTGACCAACATCGGCTACGCGGTCGGCCCCATGCTCGGCGTGGCGATTGCCAAGGTCTACCCGATTGCCCCGTTCCTGATGGCCGGCGCCATCGCCCTGGCCAGCGTCCTGCTGATGAGCGGGATTCCCAGCGATGCGCCCAGGGACGCCAGCACGGGCCAGCCGCAGAGTTTCCTGAAAACCTTGGTCACCCTGAAAAACGACCGCACGCTGATCATCTTCACCTTGGGCTGCCTGCTCACCACGGTAGTCCACGGGCGCTTCACCCTGTACCTGTCGCAATACCTGCTGGTGGTGGCCAACCCGCAGCGCACCCTGGACACCATGGCCGCGCTGCTCGCCTGCAACGCCATCACGGTGATCCTGCTGCAATACCAGATCGGCCGTTTCCTCAAGCGCGAGCAGTTGCGCTACTGGATCGCCCTGGGCACGGGCCTGTTCATCCTCGGCCTGATCGGTTTCAGCCTGGCCGACAGCCTGGTGTCCTGGTGCGTGGCGATGTTCGTCTTCACCCTCGGCGAAATGATCATCTTCCCTGCCGAGTTCCTGTTCGTGGACACCCTGGCCCCGGACGAACTGCGCGGCAGCTACTACGGCGCGCAGAACCTGGCGGCCCTGGGCGGCGCATTGAGCCCGGTGATCTGTGGCTTCCTGCTGGTGCACACCCCCGCACCGACCATGTTCTACGCCTTGATTACCCTGGCAGGCCTGGGCGGTTGGCTGTGCTACCTGAGTTGTCGGCGCGTGGCGTTACAGCAAAATTAGTGCACTCAAGCTGCATTAATATGAATTAGTAAGCATCCGTAATGATCGGCACACTGTGATCCGTTCCTCCCCCAATAGTTGGAACTCCTTCAAGGGCTTTCTGGATATCCCAGTTAAGCCTTTTTTTTGCCTCGATTTTTGTTTTGGATGCCCAATGTTCGCTCGCTGGTTTCCCGCTGCCATCAATACCCGCCCTTCGGAATGGAGCCGCGCTGCCATCGGCATGGCGCTGGGTACGCTGTTCAGTGTCTGGCTGTGTGCGCAGTTCTTCGGCATCGAAGTGGCGCAGCACTGGATCGGGCCCCTGGGCGCCTCGGCGGTGTTGTTGTTCGCGGTGTCTTCGGGAGCACTGGCGCAGCCTTGGTCGATCGTCGGCGGCTACCTGACTGCTGGCGTGGTCGCCCTGCTGGCCGCCCATGTGCTCGGGCGCACCTTGAGCAGTGCGTGCCTGGCCGCCGGCATGGCGCTGATCCTGATGTGCTGGCTGCGCTGCCTGCACCCACCGGCGGGCGCCGTGGCGCTGCTGATGGTGCTGGCTGACCCAGGCACCATCGCCATGGATTGGAAAGGCCTGGCGCCGCTGATGCTCTGCGCAGCCACCATGCTGGTCAGTGCCATTGCCTACAACAACCTGACGCGGGTGCGTTACCCCAAGAACGCCAGCGAACCCGCCGCCCGGGTGCCTGCCGACATGCCGGTGGACAGCCAGGCGATCACGGCCGATGACCTCAAGCATGCGCTGGCGGAGATGGAAGCGTTCATCGACGTGACGCCGGAAGACCTGGAAAAATTGATTCACACCAGTGAGTTGCACGCTAAACGTCGCAGTATTGGTGAAGTGTTGAGCCGCACGACGGTTTAACACCTTCCGACTATTTCCTATCCCCTGTAGGAGCGAGCATGCTCGCGATGGTGGTTAACGGTGACGTGGGCTGTCTGAATGCCCGCGGTGCCTGGACTACCATCGCGAGCAAGCTCGCTCCTACAGGTATGTGGTTGTCTTCGCTCATGCAAAAATGCAGTGAGCACCTGCATTTATCCCGGTTGTACATCACAAAATTGCACTGTTACGATCCATGATCGCTCGCGCGTGAGCTACTGTATAAAAACAAATAAAAGCAGGGAGTTACTGATGACTGCTCAGGTTTCTTCTCCGAGGACTCCGTCCATGGATGCCATGCCACAAGACGTGCTGGCCGAGGTTCGCAACCACATTGGTCACCTGACCCTCAATCGGCCCGCCGGCCTCAACGCCATCACCCTGGACATGGTCCGCCTGCTGCAACGCCAGCTCGATGTCTGGGCCAGGGATCCCGCCGTCCACGCCGTGGTCCTGCGCGGCGCCGGTGAAAAAGCCTTCTGTGCCGGTGGCGACATTCGTTCGCTGTACGACAGCTTCAAGAGCGGCGACACGCTGCACGAAGATTTCTTCGTCGAGGAATACGCCCTCGACCTGACCATCCACCGTTATCGCAAACCGGTCCTGGCGCTGATGGACGGTTTCGTCCTGGGCGGCGGCATGGGCCTGGTGCAAGGCGCCGACCTGCGGGTCGTCACCGAGAAAAGCCGTCTGGCGATGCCGGAAGTGGGCATCGGTTATTTCCCGGATGTCGGCGGCAGCTACTTCCTGCCGCGCATTCCCGGCGAGCTGGGCATTTACCTGGGCGTCAGCGGCGTGCAGATACGTGCTGCCGATGCGCTGTATTGCGGGCTGGCCGACTGGTACCTGGACAGCGACAAGCTGGGCACCCTCGACGAGCGTCTCGACCGCCTGCAATGGCGCGACTCGCCACTCAAGGACCTGCAAAGCCTGCTGGCGCAACTGGGCGTGCAGCAATTGCCCGATGCGCCATTGAGCAAACTGCGCCCGGCCATCGACCACTTCTTCGCCCTGCCCGACGTGCCGAGTATTGTGGAGCAACTGCGCGAAGTCACCGTCGCCGACAGCCATGAGTGGGCAATCACCACCGCAGACCTGCTGCAAACCCGCTCCCCGCTGGCCATGGGCGTGACCCTGGAAATGCTCCGCCGCGGCCGCCAGCTGAGCCTGGAAGACTGCTTCGCCCTAGAACTGCACCTGGACCGCCAGTGGTTCGAGCG
Coding sequences within:
- a CDS encoding HPP family protein, whose translation is MFARWFPAAINTRPSEWSRAAIGMALGTLFSVWLCAQFFGIEVAQHWIGPLGASAVLLFAVSSGALAQPWSIVGGYLTAGVVALLAAHVLGRTLSSACLAAGMALILMCWLRCLHPPAGAVALLMVLADPGTIAMDWKGLAPLMLCAATMLVSAIAYNNLTRVRYPKNASEPAARVPADMPVDSQAITADDLKHALAEMEAFIDVTPEDLEKLIHTSELHAKRRSIGEVLSRTTV
- a CDS encoding enoyl-CoA hydratase/isomerase family protein; translated protein: MTAQVSSPRTPSMDAMPQDVLAEVRNHIGHLTLNRPAGLNAITLDMVRLLQRQLDVWARDPAVHAVVLRGAGEKAFCAGGDIRSLYDSFKSGDTLHEDFFVEEYALDLTIHRYRKPVLALMDGFVLGGGMGLVQGADLRVVTEKSRLAMPEVGIGYFPDVGGSYFLPRIPGELGIYLGVSGVQIRAADALYCGLADWYLDSDKLGTLDERLDRLQWRDSPLKDLQSLLAQLGVQQLPDAPLSKLRPAIDHFFALPDVPSIVEQLREVTVADSHEWAITTADLLQTRSPLAMGVTLEMLRRGRQLSLEDCFALELHLDRQWFERGDLIEGVRALLIDKDKNPRWNPPTLQALDAEHVASFFTGIDPIGN